The stretch of DNA GCCATTGCATTGCTGCTTGTGTAGCCAGGGTTCAAAGCTTTCTTCCAAACTAATATTCTTCTTTTCACTAGGGCTGAGGGCTGAAGGACAGTGGGTTTCTCTTTATCTTTCGGCAGAATGAACAGAAATCGACTACGAAGTCTTCATTATGTATTGAACAATTATTTTATCATGCAATATATTATGATGTCTGGTTTCTTGAACAAAACTTATGTGTTTCCTGACTTCCTGTCATCGGTTCTTACTCACCCATAGTACCTTTTTCATCGAGAAAGAACTTATCTATCTGCTTTGAACGCTATGTGTTTGTTGTGTTAACTAGCCTATCAACCCGTACTCCCGCACAgactaattagaattaatataaaaataagatgtatagctaataattataattatatatctCATGCTCTCTTTCATCTAGTAATATTCTAACGACAATACCCTAAAGATACATACTCATCATTATCGAGTTGCAATATATCTAGTTAGTAACAATATTTTTTTCACTTTGTATCACACCTCCATATGTATTTGATATGTATTTAATTGAACCATCCGTTTAAGCTATGTGAACAACATAAAAATTGGTATTCTTATATCTTCCCCGTACATGGCACGCACCATaagtagtatttttatataagcaataacataaataatatattaataatgatagacataataatttataattttttattggTGCATTTTAAGATtctattataattatataacttAGATTCAGATTTAGAAGTTaatttaacttttaataataaTATAATTAGATAATTTATATACAGACTTAGGGGttatttgatattatttttataatggcatatGTGGGTAATTTTTATGAAGATTAGAAGGGTTACTTTAGATTATTTTTTATAATGgtagaggtgggtaatttagatacatgtttagAGGTTACTTTAGCCTATTTTCACAATGGCAGATGTGGATAATTTATTAGAAAAAATAACAGATCCAAtgactattatgattagagttgtcAGATTAATTGCCGGATATTTTTGTTTTCTATGAGAATTTTTAGGATTTCTCTAATTTTTTAAGTGTTCAATTCTGGGTGGCTTCACGTGGAGGATTCAAAAGGAAACATGGGAATGTCGTTTACAATGTGGATTGCTGTGAATGGTGTTAGCTCTGAAATTGAGCTTTGGCTCCTTTTTCTATTTTTTAGAGTTTAACTCTAATCATTTACAAATTACTGTGATCCTCAAGACATACTCTAGCCGTGGAAGGACTTTTGCTGTGGTGTGGTCCAACCCAATGGGGGAATCGCCCAACAAGCAATTATTCtttttttgtaaaaaaaaactACATTGATTCAAAGCAAGGAACCCTATGCCAAGGTTGGTTCGAAGCAAGGTACCCTATGCCAAGCAAGGTTCGTCGGTTCGAAGCAACGAACCCTTTGCTATGATTGAAAGCAAGGAACCCCCATCAACCTTACACGAGCTTTTGATAGAAGAAGACCAGAAGCCATGGTGATGGAAGTCCATTTTGCATTGTTTTCTATGAATCGAAGTCCAGTCATTTTTGCAAGTCCACATTTAGTCTTGAGGGATAAAGCTCTTCCGGTCTTGGAGCATTAAGGTAAGTTCCATTTTCATGCGTTTTTTGGGTAGTAGTTATTCATTTGCTAgtcttttatttattttcccCAGGAGTGAAGTCTTTCATTCACCTGCTGCACAATTTAACTCTCCTCAATTGCGCTATTGGTAGCGTAATTACTATTACTTGTGTCACGTTTCGGTTTTTTTATTTGCACATAAACTGATTAAGACATCACTAGATAAATAATTAAGACATCCCAAGAACGTAACCTAAAGTATATACATGCATGTTCCCTGACATTTTATTACCTAATAATGATATATGATTCGATTCTTACTTTTTATGTGTGCATATATTTCAGTGGAGTAGACAATATAATGGTTGGTGGGATAGAGCACCTGTGGAGCGAATGGGCAGTCCAGATCCTGGTCTTGCTGAGCCTGTCATTGCaaatcttcctcttcatctCCGCCGACTTCCGGAGGCGTAACGCCTCCACGGTGCTGAGAGCCCTCCTCTGGCTGGCGTACCTGGCCGCCGACTCCACCGGGACCTACACCATCGGGCACCTATCCATCGgtggcctcgcgcgcgcgcacggGCTCGTCCCGTTCTGGGCGCCTTTCCTCCTGCTGCACTTGGGCGGCCAGGACACCATCACCGCGTACGCCTTGGAAGACAACCGGCTCTGGCTACGGCACCTGCAGACGCTCCTGGTGCAGGCCCTGGGAGTTTCTTATGTCATCTACAGGTACATATCTTGGCAGCCGCAGCCGCAAGCAACCCACCGTAACTTGGTTGCTGCCAGTATACTGATGCTGGTGGCTGGTGCTGCCAAGTACGTCGAGAGGATATGGGCGCTCAAGTGCACCGACAACGAGGGCATGAACGACTTCCTTGACAAGCGATGCGAGGAAAGCTACGGCGCCCCTTCGTACGATGATGCCATTGGTGACCTGGAGAAGATGGACGCAGAGGAGGGCATCCTATATGGTGCTCGCACCCTGCTGGGCCTATGCCTGCGCATGTTCCTGGCCCATAACCCAGGAACATCGCACTACGAGAACGGAGTCACTGGCTATTTTCTGGGTAGGAAGCAAATCTACGAGGTGGTTCACATGGAGCTCTCTCTCGTCTACGACATCATCTACACAAAGGCGAGGGTGGTTCACACCTGGTATGGGTTCTGCACCCGCGTCTGCTCGCTGCTTGTTGTTGCCTCTGCGTTCCTGCTGTTTCAGGGCGTCAGCAAGGATGGCTACGCTAGGGCCGATGTGGCCATCACCTACGTCCTGCTGGTTGGGGCCATCCTCGTGGAGCTCACGTCAGGGGTCAGCGCCATATGCTCCACCTGGACATGCCATTACTTGTACTGGTGGAGATGGCATCGACTTCATGGTGTAATCATCTCTCTCCGCCGGCTCGTGAAGGCACGGAGAAGAAGAGCCTGGCCCGCCACCATTGGTCAATTTAACATGATCGACTACTGCGCAGGGCCCATTTCGGTCTCAGAAACGCTTTCCAGGGTAAAGATTCACCAGCTGCCTTCTCCTAAGCAGGTCTCTGCACGCCTCAAGGATTTGTTGCTTGACGAAATACTGAGGATTGCGGAGAGGCATGTCGGCATGGAGGAACCCATGAATGCCCTGGGCCAGAACCCGGAGCTACCCGCGCTCGACGCGGACTTTGATGCCAGAATCATCATCTGGCACACAGCTACCAGTGCAATCCTGTTCGCGGTCCACGTTCGAGACAACGACAGCGACCACGCAGAGGCCGTCGAGGTGCTGTCAGATTACATGATGTTCCTCCTTGCCAAGCACCCTGAGATGTTGCCTGGCCCGAATCGCCGCCCCGTTTACGCAGGGGCGCTGGTGTGGCTGAACAGTATCTGCGACAACAACATTGGACCTCCTCTGAACCGTACCAGAGCAGAACTTGCCCGGGACTTGCTTAAGGAAGGGCGTGAGCCTGATAACCCAGTCCGGAGACACAAGAGCCCGTGCAAGATTGGGGCTGAGCTTGCCATCGACCTGCTTAACAAAGGATGGGGAACGCAGCATCTTTTGCAGGCGATCTTTGGCTTGTGGGTGGAGATGATGTGCTTTGCAGGCAGCCACTGCAACAAGGACTCCCACATCAGGAATCTGACCCGTGGAGGCGAGTTCTTGACCATTGTGTGGGTTCTCACGAGGCACCTCGGTGAGATCACGCGCGATAGACGTGGCCTGCGGTTGTGATGATTTTACAGGGTGGTTGTGTTATGAACTTATGGTACCGTTCTTTGTTGACCCAATTTTCTTCCTTGTAAAAGAGCCATTGACAACTAATAGAACATGTGACGCCTCTTTGTGCAGTACCGAACAATCAAGCCTGATAAATCTGTCCGTGTAGTGAGCTTGTGTAATACTGTGACATGTCCTGTAGAGTAATCATCGCCTTATCCATCCAGTTGTGAACCTGTGGTGCATATTTATATTGCTTGCTAGTCAGACTCGCGCGCTAGCATTCACACAACATCCACCCTCTTCCTCTCCGACCCTTCGAAATTCAAAAACAAAGAGTTATACAAAAAAGTTATCCATGCATATGAACTCTTCTTAAGAAaaggttatatatatatttatatatatatataactacATTTCCTTTTTTCAAAACAATACTATTCCAGATAATATAAGGTATCTTCAGAAAAAATTTATTTAGTTAGCTTTTCCGAAAATAGTTATTTAGATAGCTTTTTAAGAAAAAACATTTATATATGTTCTCCGTTCAAAAAGTTATTTAAGGTTGTATCAATAAGgaaaatcaaaagggaaaaacAGTGCTGCAGTGGCACCACTTGCCGAGGACCGAGCGTTGCGCGTGCTCCTCCTCGTTAGAGCACCAGCACCACGACCGCTGCCGATCGTTTGGCATTATGTAATCACCGGGTATTCCGGTGTTCATAGAGGACCTTTCTGTGTTCAAAAGAGCGGGAGAGGGGCTTTTGGAATGTGCACAATAGATGGTCCGGCGAGTGAGGTGTGGTTTACCAGGATCTTACAAAATTCACTACGAAATTGAGCCATcagtttgaatggtttgagccTACAGATAGCACCCCACTTGGTCATTTGGTCGGCTTTCTTCCAGGTTCAGAAACAGGCTCAGGTTCAAGCTCAAGCTCCAACAAAGAAATGGCAGCGATCAGTGGAGGGTATGTACCCTGCAAACGAATGTGGATGGTAATTGCATCAACTGCTTGCATTCTGAAAATCAGCTACGCTTGCTATAGTAATCACACGAAAATTCCGCCGCATACTAGCATACCAGGCTACGCTACTCCACACAACACCTGCTGTCAATCTGTCATACACGTTGAGGAGCCGAGACGGCCGGCTCACccgcgctgctgctgccgccgccgcctcgccgcggcCACCGCGAGAGCGAGCAGGATCAGCGCGGGGGCGACCAACATGCCCAGACGGAGCCCGCGGCGCCTccctcgccgcggccgccgccctcctctccTGCCGCGCCTCCTCCTGCCGTCGCCAGCACCTCCCGGCTCGTCCCCGTCAGAACTGCCTTCCTCGCTGCCAGATTCGCTGCCTGGCGGAGACACTGGTGGGGTGGGGGTCGGTTCTTTTGGTGGCTCGACCGCTGGAGGCTCTTGCACCGGTTCTTGCACTGGTTCTTGGGCCGGCGTCTCCTCCACTGCGGGTTCCTCGGCAGGCGGCTCTTGCACGGGTTCTTCGGCGGGCGGCTCAGCCAGTGGTGTCGGCTCTTCCACGACCGGTTCTTCTGCGGGTGGCTCCTGCACTGGTTCTTCGGCCGGTGGCTTCGCCTCCTCGGGTTCCTGCACGACGGCCGGCTCGGGTTTAGACTCCACGTCGCACGGGATGTCCACCGGCGGGTTCGGCACGTCGGCCGGCGGCTCGGgctcgcggcgcggcggcccgaGCACCTCGATCGGCGTCTCCACCAGCGGCTCCGGCTCCGCCGGCTCGAACACGACGTCGCACTCGATGTCCACCACCCGCGGCTCGGCCTCGACTTCGACCGGCGTCTCCACGGGCACGTCGCGatcctcctccacctccaccggGGTCTCCACGGGCACGTCGCGatcctcctccacctccaccggCGTCTCCACTGGGACGTCGCGatcctcctccacctccacggACATCTCCACCGCCACGTCCGTAACCACCGGCACCGGAGTCTCCACCGCCACGTCCGTGACCACCGGCACCTCCGTAACCACGGGCACgtcgcgcggcggcggctcgggctcgTCCTCCTCAGACTCGACGTCGACCCAATCCTCATGCCCCAACTCGAGGCTCGACGCCTCGTCGCCGAGCTCCAGCTCCATCTCGACGTCGACGTCGTCGTCGCTCTCGCTTCCCGCGCCGGACGACGACTCGCACTCGCAGCCGGAGCTCTCGACGTCGAGCCGCGCCTCCTCGTCCCCGCCGTCGTCCGGCGGGCCGGGCCGCAGCTTGGGCATGATGACGACGAGCAGCCCGTCGTCCTCCTCGAAGCCGACGGAGATCCGGCCCGCGTCCACGCCCGGCGGCACGCCGAACACGCGGCGGAACCCGCCCACCACCTGCCGGTGCGCCACCCGCACCCTCCCCGACGCCGCCTCCACCGCGAACGCGTCCTTCCTCGCGCACGCGACGGCGaactccgcgccgcccgcgccgacGCGGACCTCGACCTCATCCTTGGCGTAGCCTGCACGCGCGCGCAACAACCGCCGTTCATCACGCTCTGCATTGCTAGCGCACGCCAAGTGAAATGGGCAGTATAGAGAGAGACATCCACGCGTACCAGGGAGGTGGGCGAGGACGAGGAAGGCGGCGTCGGTCTCGGAGGTGGCGAAGGCGAAGTCCTCGCCGGGCGCGGGCGGGCAGTCGACTTGCACGGCGAGGTCGAGGTCGAGGTCCATGTCCATGGCGCCCGCCTGGCATGTAGCGGCAGCCGCACGAACGATCTGCCATGCGTGCGGGTGGATTCTTGTGGCTTAAACCTCTCGTACCGTGCCTGGACCAAAATGTGAGCGCGTCTTGAGCCCGGATTTGGGCGGCGGGGTGCCGTGCCTTTGGTAGCACGGATGCATTTCTCTCCGGGGTGGGTTTGGAAGAGATgctccggccggcggcggaaagGGGGCGGGAGAAGGAAGACTTAATTGGTACTCGCAACTCACATGGACAAAAGGGGTCCCTTCATATTTGAGCCAGCATGACAGATCCCGGGTTAATTTAATTAATTCCTTCAGTCCTTGCTTCGGATCAAGTTCATTCAGTTCCATCCATGCCTCGAATCGGTCGAGTTGACGAAACTAGCGAggttgctagtctatttttttTATAGTGATACGTTTTTTCATTTGAAGGTAAATTGATTTAAACAGTTCTATTTTGTTGTTTCATTATCATGGTTTTATCTAAGTGGAACATGAATTCATTTTCAATACTAAAGGGTTTAGTTACGTAGAAGCATAGTTTTTGGTGTTTATCGAAAGTAATAGAACTTTTTTATCTTTAGTTGTATTTTATATAGTTACAAAAGTTGAAGCCTTCACCATCGATGCAAGTTCTTCACACGATAACCACTTGATTGTACTAATAGATGATGGCATTGATTTATGCCTATCCATTTTGCTTTTTGTTAACATATCAAGGGGCTATTTGGGAGGGCTCTCCCAAAATGGCTTCACCGGCGAAGCTAAATCCGGTGAAGTAAAAAAATATGGTTTCACCTGGCTTCTAATTCATTTTCACCCTAACTTGCAAAATAGCTTCATGCTACACTACAGTACCTTAATTTGTGCAAAATATGTGAAGCCGAAGCTGCTAAAATCCCTCCCAAACGGGCCCTAATCAAAGGTGCTTCTATTTTAGTCAACGTGGATTCTAATTTCCATATATGACTCCAAACTAATCTTTTCTCATTTTCTATAATTTATCTATCTTTTTTCACTATGCTTGCTAATGTTATAGATTTTTCACTATATCCACCTATTAATGTGGTGGTTGCTAGTATCTTTTAATGAACGTGATGGCTTATTAGTTTTACTATAAAATTTATCTATTAAATAGATAGATATATCTATGGAAAATATTTTTGTCGTTAAATTTATTTACTTACTAATTATATACATGGAACTTTTATTTAAGTAACGCACTTCCCTATATATGaataaaaattaaaataataattACCATTCTTTTTATCAAATTTATTTATTCATTGTATTAGACATAGACTTCATCTTTTGCTTCCAAAATCATAAGGAACACTACCAATTTTCCTATAATTTCAATCCTAAATTTTGCTATTCTTTAATTGTACTCAAAATGTACTCTTTCGATTATTGTAGTCCATATATCATCATATAAATAAATGATACATATCAATTTATTTTTCGATGAGCATAGTAATTTCAAGCCTGTTTTAAAAATTAGCTCCTAACTCGTTGTATTCTACATTTCTACATGGGCTTCTTACATAAGCAGTATTTTCCTTCCCAATATCAAAGGAAATCAGAATACTATtttttaatttaattccaaatgtagtTATTTAttaattacattttgcaaagaCTCTTTTTAGCTATTCCACTTCCACGTTTGTATACAAATATACATCTAGTTTCTTTATTTTGTAATTCCAAATTTAGCAATTTATTATTCATACTTGATATGGTCAAATATTAATTTTTATTCTTCTCATTGTTAAATTAGCTACTTATAATTGTATTTGACATGTAATATGTGGTTAATGTAGGCCATTAGATCATCATAAAAATCAAAATGATTATATTGTTTCATTTTCTAGATGGCCCACACAAAAAAATTATTTATTACCTTTTTAAAATTATTTAACCAATTTTTATTAAATTTATGATATATTAATTGGAGGTCCCTTTGTAAATGGTTTTATTTTTCATTAAAAGAAATCTTGTCTTTGGTATTTTTAAAATACTAAAGTTTAGCTTATCTTTTCAAACCCATAGGCTAAAGCTATCAAACAGGTCCTAGTCCTACTTCTCTTCTATTTTGTCTTCTAATCATGTACTCATGTAGTTCTTCGTACACTGCTATCTGATCATGCTAGCTTATTCACAGCCAGCTTCATATACTGCTATCTGTTCATGCATGCTAGCTTATTCACAATCAGCCCACTATTTTTGTCCACAGTCATCATCACTCACTCGGAATCTTACCCACTCtaacttttcttctccttccttTTGATCGTAATTCTTCCCCGTATGTTGTTGTTAAGTTGTGCTTCCCCATGATCACCCAAAGCTTTTCTTTGTAGTTGTCATCACACTCTTTAAATTGTCCACTATCTCATCGTCTTTTAGTTTGGAATCACACCGTAGTTCCATGATGGCCACACCATGGTGCTGGTCTTCTCTCCTATCTTTTAATCATAGTTGTAACCTTTCATCATATCGGCGACACCTCTGCCCCATGTTAACAAACCCTCTATATTGTAGTGACTTCTTTTTTGCCATGTAACATTAAAAATTATGTCATTTGTCTCGGAAGCATCTGGTTTTGTTCTTGTTCTCCACTAAAGAGGTACGCCACTCAAATTTATCCTGCATGGTCTTATATGCGGTCTCCTTGTGTGCCATGGACACTTGGGAATGATGATATATGGATCTCCGTTAGTGTGCGTGCCATTTGATTAAGGCAGTAAGAGTTGTATCGGTAACTTCATGTTTCCCATTTGGATGTTGTAGTACCTATGTATTTATCAACATAGCCCTTTCAAATCTATTCgttattttatagcttgcttcCTGTTTGTATCAAGGCCAACTaacttttataattttttaacgGTAAGTTTGATAATTTACTAATCATATTTATATAAACTCTTTAGTTTAATCCAAATCATATGGAAATTGAAAGCATAATTTCATTTTTCTAATTCCAAATTTAGATGTTTATTGATTTTATTTATCATGAACACTTTATTATGTATTTATCTTCCAAAATTCTATAAAAATGAAAGTagaaaattttatttttttaatttagAATATATGGATTCTTTGGATTGATTTAGACTGTTAGATCATCGTAAAAATCgatattcttttatttttttccaTAAAAATCTGCTAGTCGTCATACTGCAAATGAAAAAGAAACGCATCATGTGGCGATGCCTGATCATGTGCATCTACTTCATTGTCATGGTGGTTCTATGTCGTTTTAAATATCGATTCTTCTTGAAGATGGTCGGATCTCCATATGCCATTAGCATTGCTACCTCAGATCGCTACAGCATAGATGACCGTTGCAAAACTATTGTTCCGTCTCTGCCGCATCTGTTGTGTGCAGGGATGCTCCACTTGCACGGCCACAAGTGAGCATACAATCTAATTCCCTGCCGCAGGCACGCGCGCGGAGGCTGGGAGCTGCTTTCGCCGCTAGTCACCTGATAACTTGTTACTTGGCTCGTCAGAAGGACAGTCTAGAATTATCATGACTCCATGTCCATGATCGTCTATTGGCTTCCATGATTTTTCCACGTACATGGGGCTTAAATTTCAATGTTTTTGGAGGACGGAGCTTTAGACTCCAATGGATTTTTTGTTTCTTCTCCCATGATATAGGAGGGTGGCTGAATTTACATTTCGGTGTGTCATTGGATTTCAGAGAAGATCATATTAATATAAATACTAAATAATAAGGGAGTTGTAGTTGATCCGGATTCTTTGGTCCACTTAGATTGTTAGATCTTTATAAAATCCAACGGTATatatctttttcttttttcagtTAACGTGGTAGATGACGATTCAATAAAAATTATAGGATGCTCCATCGTTGATTTGATTGACACATGCATATGTATTTGCTCTTTTTCTCTATTAGAACTAATACGTTACTGAGTACACTTTTTTTGCATTCGTTTAAGTCATGTGAGGGCAGCACATTTCAAAGAATGTGACTTTATATTTGTCTGAACCTAGTGCATGAAATTAGTTAGATGTAATCTCTCTCCCTTCCCCTGGTGGCCTTTTATCATTAGTACCCTGCATAAACTTCTTATTTGTTTGACCTCTGGTCAATTCGGCCAATGGAATTCGTTAAAGGTGGGGAACTGGCCTCCCCGTTGTttccttgtaaaaaaaataaagtgCTAATTTTCTTGTTTTGGTTTTGGTGCGTCCGATCATCATTGTTTCTTTGGATAGTACATATGAGAAATTAGTAAAGAGATGCTTATCTCTTTCCTTGTATATTCTTTTCCGTTTCTATAATTTATTATATGCATATTATTTGATTTTTTAGTAATAATCTAATATTTTTATCGTATTTGATATGGACTCTTTAGATTAATCTAAGCCATTAGATATTTATAAAATCTAACGGTGCAAATCCTTCTCTTTTTTAGATTAACATGGGAATTTCTTGACCCTTTCGACGAACATGGTGGCTTCTTTTAACACTattgtaataaaataataataGATAGATGTAAGGAATGTTCAAAATTAAATTCCGTTGGGTATTAGATGCTCAAATGATAGCATAACCTATCACGTTGTCCAATTGAGCACTACACATGTTGAATCGTTCAACCGTACTCCACCGTTCCGTGTGTTCCTGATGCTGCTTGTTTGTTCTGTCGTGACGACGAATCGACTCGCCACGCTTTGAAGCTCGTCTGACTAGCTAGCTTGTATCCGTAGAACTGCTCCTAGTTGGTGAGGTCTCCTGAGTCTCAGTGCGTGTGTGGCTTCGATGGATGATGGGAACAAACAATGGTGTTAGCAGTGGATGTTTGTGGTTTGTCTGTTCACCACGGATCGGCCGGTGAGCAAGCGGGGCAGAGAACTAAACTGCGTGTGGCCATCGTGCCCAGCTGTGTGCAAGCGCGCGGGGCTTGCCGAACCTGTCATCTCTTGTAATCCACCTCAACA from Panicum hallii strain FIL2 chromosome 3, PHallii_v3.1, whole genome shotgun sequence encodes:
- the LOC112887502 gene encoding fibrous sheath CABYR-binding protein-like isoform X1 is translated as MDMDLDLDLAVQVDCPPAPGEDFAFATSETDAAFLVLAHLPGTRGCLSLYCPFHLACASNAERDERRLLRARAGYAKDEVEVRVGAGGAEFAVACARKDAFAVEAASGRVRVAHRQVVGGFRRVFGVPPGVDAGRISVGFEEDDGLLVVIMPKLRPGPPDDGGDEEARLDVESSGCECESSSGAGSESDDDVDVEMELELGDEASSLELGHEDWVDVESEEDEPEPPPRDVPVVTEVPVVTDVAVETPVPVVTDVAVEMSVEVEEDRDVPVETPVEVEEDRDVPVETPVEVEEDRDVPVETPVEVEAEPRVVDIECDVVFEPAEPEPLVETPIEVLGPPRREPEPPADVPNPPVDIPCDVESKPEPAVVQEPEEAKPPAEEPVQEPPAEEPVVEEPTPLAEPPAEEPVQEPPAEEPAVEETPAQEPVQEPVQEPPAVEPPKEPTPTPPVSPPGSESGSEEGSSDGDEPGGAGDGRRRRGRRGGRRPRRGRRRGLRLGMLVAPALILLALAVAAARRRRQQQRG
- the LOC112887502 gene encoding fibrous sheath CABYR-binding protein-like isoform X2, with amino-acid sequence MDMDLDLDLAVQVDCPPAPGEDFAFATSETDAAFLVLAHLPGYAKDEVEVRVGAGGAEFAVACARKDAFAVEAASGRVRVAHRQVVGGFRRVFGVPPGVDAGRISVGFEEDDGLLVVIMPKLRPGPPDDGGDEEARLDVESSGCECESSSGAGSESDDDVDVEMELELGDEASSLELGHEDWVDVESEEDEPEPPPRDVPVVTEVPVVTDVAVETPVPVVTDVAVEMSVEVEEDRDVPVETPVEVEEDRDVPVETPVEVEEDRDVPVETPVEVEAEPRVVDIECDVVFEPAEPEPLVETPIEVLGPPRREPEPPADVPNPPVDIPCDVESKPEPAVVQEPEEAKPPAEEPVQEPPAEEPVVEEPTPLAEPPAEEPVQEPPAEEPAVEETPAQEPVQEPVQEPPAVEPPKEPTPTPPVSPPGSESGSEEGSSDGDEPGGAGDGRRRRGRRGGRRPRRGRRRGLRLGMLVAPALILLALAVAAARRRRQQQRG
- the LOC112884408 gene encoding uncharacterized protein LOC112884408, with product MVGGIEHLWSEWAVQILVLLSLSLQIFLFISADFRRRNASTVLRALLWLAYLAADSTGTYTIGHLSIGGLARAHGLVPFWAPFLLLHLGGQDTITAYALEDNRLWLRHLQTLLVQALGVSYVIYRYISWQPQPQATHRNLVAASILMLVAGAAKYVERIWALKCTDNEGMNDFLDKRCEESYGAPSYDDAIGDLEKMDAEEGILYGARTLLGLCLRMFLAHNPGTSHYENGVTGYFLGRKQIYEVVHMELSLVYDIIYTKARVVHTWYGFCTRVCSLLVVASAFLLFQGVSKDGYARADVAITYVLLVGAILVELTSGVSAICSTWTCHYLYWWRWHRLHGVIISLRRLVKARRRRAWPATIGQFNMIDYCAGPISVSETLSRVKIHQLPSPKQVSARLKDLLLDEILRIAERHVGMEEPMNALGQNPELPALDADFDARIIIWHTATSAILFAVHVRDNDSDHAEAVEVLSDYMMFLLAKHPEMLPGPNRRPVYAGALVWLNSICDNNIGPPLNRTRAELARDLLKEGREPDNPVRRHKSPCKIGAELAIDLLNKGWGTQHLLQAIFGLWVEMMCFAGSHCNKDSHIRNLTRGGEFLTIVWVLTRHLGEITRDRRGLRL